From Thalassotalea psychrophila:
TTGGACCCTGAAGATTATGTACCAATTGTAACTATGGATATATATACTCAGTACGACAATTTTTCCGAAGCTACTTCTATTTCTATTCTTACCGCTGGTTTGTTAGGTGAGCAATATGTAGGGCTATCACCTGGCTTTATTGATGAAGAGCTGGGCATTGGTATTTTACAACCAGGCGATTTTATTGAAGATACAAAACCTGCTATTGTACTAGAAGAATTAATTGGTCAATTCTTATTTAGTCAAGGTAGTGAAGATTAATCTCAGGAAAAAATAATGAAGCAATTATTAGTTAAGTTTTCAGTAATATTATTAGCATCAATGAGTTTATTTACCAGTGTAAATGCCGCCGAAGTAAGTAAAAAAGATCCGTACGTGATGATAGAAGAGGTATCTAAAATCACCTTTGATCGCTTTGCTCGAGAAGAGAAGGCCATAAAAGCAAACCCTGAACTACTAAAAGATATTGTTCGCGAAGAACTCATGCCTTATATATTTTTTCAATATGCGGGGCTAAAGGTCTTAGGGAATTACGCTAGACCGAAAAAAGGAGCTTCTAAGCAGGAAATTGCAAGCCATAAAGAAGATGTTCGTGCTTTTTTATTAGCGTTTCGAGAGTATTTAATTACCTCTTATGCACAAGTATTTACGCTATATGAACAACAGCGTGTTGAGTTTGAACCAGCTAAAAAAATAGACAAGCAAAAAATTGTGATGGTTGGTGTTGATATTATTGATGATAATCGTCCCGCAATTAATATCAAATTTAAAGTTAGAAAAAACTCAAAAACTAATGAGTGGCAAGCGTTCGATTTAGTTGCTGAAGGTATTAGTTTGCTGGATGCAAAGCAAAAAGAATTACGTAGTATTTTAGCCCAAAATGGTGTTGTAGAAGTTACCGAAATGCTTAAAGTTAAAAGTGCACGTAAGATTGTTTTCAAAAAAGATGAAGATGTTGATGCCAAGCTTAAAGAACAAGAGACTGGTGATTAATTGTGCCTACTCAATTTAATATAAACATTATTTCAACTGAACAATCTGCGTTAACAGGACATTT
This genomic window contains:
- the mlaD gene encoding outer membrane lipid asymmetry maintenance protein MlaD, whose amino-acid sequence is MVSKKIELLVGFFVALGIAALLMLALKVADAGIKGNGETYQLYAKFDNIGGLKVRSPIKVGGVVVGRVESIKLDPEDYVPIVTMDIYTQYDNFSEATSISILTAGLLGEQYVGLSPGFIDEELGIGILQPGDFIEDTKPAIVLEELIGQFLFSQGSED
- a CDS encoding ABC transporter substrate-binding protein, with translation MKQLLVKFSVILLASMSLFTSVNAAEVSKKDPYVMIEEVSKITFDRFAREEKAIKANPELLKDIVREELMPYIFFQYAGLKVLGNYARPKKGASKQEIASHKEDVRAFLLAFREYLITSYAQVFTLYEQQRVEFEPAKKIDKQKIVMVGVDIIDDNRPAINIKFKVRKNSKTNEWQAFDLVAEGISLLDAKQKELRSILAQNGVVEVTEMLKVKSARKIVFKKDEDVDAKLKEQETGD